From Nerophis lumbriciformis linkage group LG09, RoL_Nlum_v2.1, whole genome shotgun sequence, one genomic window encodes:
- the stt3a gene encoding dolichyl-diphosphooligosaccharide--protein glycosyltransferase subunit STT3A has translation MTKMGFLRLSYEKQDTLLKLLILSMAAVLSFSTRLFSVLRFESVIHEFDPYFNYRTTRFLAEEGFYNFHNWFDDRAWYPLGRIIGGTIYPGLMITSAALYHTLHFFHITIDIRNVCVFLAPLFSSFTAIVTYHFTKELKDAGAGLLAAAMIAVVPGYISRSVAGSYDNEGIAIFCMLLTYYMWIKAVKSGSVYWSSMCALAYFYMVSSWGGYVFLINLIPLHVLVLMLTGRFSHRIYVAYCTVYCLGTILSMQISFVGFQPVQSSEHMAAFGVFGLCQIHAFVDYLRSKLNAQQFEVLFKSVISLVGFFLLSVGTVLMLTGKISPWTGRFYSLLDPSYAKNNIPIIASVSEHQPTTWSSYYFDLQLLVFMYPVGLYYCFNNLSDARIFIIMYGVTSMYFSAVMVRLMLVLAPVMCILSGIGVSQVLTTYMKNLDVSRPDKKSKKQQDSTYPIKNEVASGMILVMSFFLITYTFHSTWVTSEAYSSPSIVLSARGGDGSRIIFDDFREAYYWLRHNTPEDSKVMSWWDYGYQITAMANRTILVDNNTWNNTHISRVGQAMASTEERAYEIMRELDVSYVLVIFGGLTGYSSDDINKFLWMVRIGGSTDTGKHIKEHDYYTPTGEFRVDREGSPVLLNCLMYKMCYYRFGQVYTEAKRPPGYDRVRNAEIGNKDFELDVLEEAYTTEHWLVRIYKVKDLDNRGLSRT, from the exons CATTCTCCACTAGACTATTTTCCGTCTTGAGGTTTGAAAGTGTCATCCATGAATTTGATCC GTACTTCAACTACCGTACGACCCGGTTTCTGGCAGAAGAAGGATTTTATAACTTCCATAACTGGTTTGACGACAGAGCATGGTATCCACTTGGTAGGATCATCGGTGGCACCATTTATCCAG GACTGATGATCACCTCAGCTGCCCTGTACCACACCTTGCATTTTTTCCACATCACCATCGACATCCGCAATGTCTGCGTGTTTCTTGCTCCCTTGTTCTCCTCCTTCACCGCCATCGTCACCTATCACTTCACCAAGGAGCTGAAG GATGCGGGTGCTGGGCTTCTGGCTGCAGCCATGATCGCTGTGGTGCCTGGTTATATCTCTCGTTCTGTTGCTGGCTCCTATGATAATGAAG GTATTGCCATCTTCTGTATGCTGTTGACTTACTACATGTGGATCAAGGCCGTTAAGTCAGGATCTGTGTACTGGTCCTCGATGTGCGCTCTTGCCTACTTCTACATG gTTTCTTCCTGGGGTGGGTACGTGTTCCTGATCAACCTGATCCCTCTTCACGTCCTGGTTCTGATGCTCACAGGAAGGTTTTCTCACCGCATCTATGTGGCTTACTGCACCGTGTACTGCCTGGGCACCATCCTGTCCATGCAGATCTCCTTTGTTGGTTTCCAG CCGGTGCAGTCATCTGAGCACATGGCGGCCTTCGGTGTGTTCGGCTTGTGCCAAATTCACGCCTTTGTAGACTACCTTCGCAGCAAGCTCAACGCTCAGCAATTTGAGGTGCTGTTTAAGAGCGTCATCTCCCTGGTGGGCTTCTTCCTGCTGTCCGTGGGCACAGTTCTCATGCTGACAG GAAAGATCTCTCCATGGACTGGTCGTTTCTACTCCCTGCTGGACCCTTCGTATGCCAAGAACAACATCCCCATCATTGCCTCTGTCTCTGAGCACCAGCCCACAACATGGTCCTCCTATTACTTTGACCTGCAGCTGCTGGTCTTTATGTACCCAG TTGGTCTTTACTACTGTTTCAACAACTTGTCAGATGCAAGGATTTTCATCATCATGTATGGTGTGACCAGCATGTACTTCTCAGCTGTCATG GTTCGTTTGATGTTGGTGTTGGCGCCTGTGATGTGTATCCTGTCTGGCATCGGTGTGTCCCAGGTACTCACCACCTACATGAAGAATTTGGATGTCAGCCGGCCAgacaaaaagagcaaaaagcaGCAGGACTCCACCTACCCCATCAAAAATGAA GTTGCCTCTGGAATGATTCTGGTCATGTCCTTCTTCCTCATCACATACACCTTCCACTCTACCTGGGTGACAAGCGAAGCCTACTCTTCTCCCTCAATTGTCCTGTCTGCACGTGGAGGCGATGGCAGTCGCATCATTTTTGATGACTTCAGGGAGGCCTACTACTGGCTTCGTCACAACACTCCTGAG GATTCCAAGGTTATGTCATGGTGGGATTATGGCTACCAGATAACAGCCATGGCTAATCGAACCATTCTAGTGGACAACAACACGTGGAATAACACGCACATCTCGAGAGTTGGACAG gctATGGCATCCACAGAAGAGCGTGCCTATGAGATTATGAGGGAGCTGGATGTTAGTTATGTTCTGGTCATCTTTGGAGGACTTACAGGCTATTCCTCAGATG ATATAAACAAGTTCCTGTGGATGGTCCGCATCGGGGGGAGCACAGACACGGGGAAGCACATCAAGGAGCACGACTACTATACGCCCACGGGAGAGTTCCGAGTGGATCGCGAAGGCTCTCCTGTGCTGCTCAATTGCCTCATGTACAAGATGTGCTACTATCGCTTTGGCCAAGTGTACACTGAAGCCA AGCGCCCGCCAGGTTATGACAGAGTCAGGAATGCTGAGATTGGCAACAAAGATTTTGAGCTGGATGTGCTGGAAGAGGCCTACACGACAGAGCACTGGCTAGTTAGGATATACAAG